One Amycolatopsis thermophila DNA segment encodes these proteins:
- a CDS encoding glycoside hydrolase family 76 protein gives MHSDWAAAAERAIATRHLRRVWGLPGTLLARSGWPASPGQRVHWHWNYWWQAHLLDCLVDAQERDPTSAREAAIDRFVSSVRVRNFGNWRNDYYDDLAWLGLALQRTGRDVSFFLDELRSGWTPEGGGGIWWRRGDRFKNAPSNGPAAILFARAGDVERARELLDWMEKTLVDPDTGLVWDGLRVDSHELVQEIYTYCQGVFLGACLEMSEMDRAGRTIRAVAAHCAPGGVLRGQGGGDGGLFAGILARYLALAARRLPAGPESDAARSLVLASAEAAWTGAADAYGGPLFSPEWSEPAPAPPLPKDHPARDLSVQLGAWMLLEAAATL, from the coding sequence ATGCACAGCGACTGGGCCGCCGCCGCGGAACGGGCGATCGCCACCCGGCACCTGCGCCGCGTCTGGGGCCTGCCGGGCACGCTGCTCGCCCGGAGCGGCTGGCCGGCCTCGCCCGGCCAGCGGGTGCACTGGCACTGGAACTACTGGTGGCAGGCGCACCTGCTGGACTGCCTCGTCGACGCCCAGGAGCGCGATCCGACGTCGGCGCGGGAGGCCGCGATCGACCGGTTCGTGTCGTCGGTGCGGGTGCGCAACTTCGGCAACTGGCGCAACGACTACTACGACGACCTGGCGTGGCTGGGGCTCGCCCTGCAGCGCACCGGCCGGGACGTGAGCTTCTTCCTGGACGAGCTGCGGTCGGGGTGGACGCCCGAGGGCGGCGGCGGGATCTGGTGGCGGCGCGGGGACCGGTTCAAGAACGCGCCGTCGAACGGCCCGGCGGCGATCCTGTTCGCCAGGGCCGGTGACGTCGAACGGGCGCGGGAACTGCTGGACTGGATGGAGAAGACGCTGGTCGACCCCGACACCGGCCTGGTGTGGGACGGGTTGCGGGTGGACAGCCACGAGCTGGTGCAGGAGATTTACACCTACTGTCAGGGAGTTTTCCTCGGCGCCTGCCTGGAGATGTCCGAAATGGACCGGGCCGGTCGCACGATCCGGGCGGTCGCGGCGCACTGCGCCCCCGGCGGCGTCCTGCGCGGGCAGGGCGGTGGCGACGGCGGCCTGTTCGCCGGAATCCTGGCGCGCTACCTGGCGCTGGCCGCGCGCCGCCTGCCGGCGGGCCCGGAGTCGGACGCGGCCCGCTCACTGGTGCTGGCCTCGGCGGAAGCCGCCTGGACGGGCGCCGCCGACGCCTACGGCGGCCCGCTGTTCAGTCCGGAGTGGAGCGAGCCCGCCCCGGCGCCACCCCTGCCGAAGGACCACCCGGCGCGGG